TTCTAACCGATCACAAATTCAATAAAAATTTAGATCTTTTACTTGCAAATTTAGATCTTTTAGATGCAATCCATAAAAAAATCGTCATTGAAACTAAAAAAGACATCGAAAATATAAAAAAGATTCCTTTACACGAGTATAAAGAATACAGTGAACTTCTATCCAAGGCCCAGCCTGTATGGGCAGAAGCCCGGGGAAAAAATGATTTCTCATTATTCCTGCCCTACTTAGAAAAAATAATCAAATACAAACAAAACTATGTGAATTATAAAGGGTATAAAGAACATCCCTATGACGCTGTTCTGGATGATTACGAGCCTGGAATAACTGTTAAGCAGCTGGATATATTCTTTGAAGATTTAAAGGAAAAACTTGTTCCCCTCATCTTAAAGATCAATAAAAAGAAAGATTTTATATCCGATGACCTTTTAAAATTAGACTATTCCGTTGAAAAACAGAAAGATTTTTCTATATTCATAGCAAAATATCTTGGGTTTGATTTCGAAAGGGGCTTATTGAAGGAAAGTGCACATCCATTTTCTATGGGGCTCAACAAATATGATGTGAGGATGACTACCAGATACTTCTCCAATGATCTGCAGCCGTCTCTTTTTGGAACTATCCATGAATCAGGCCACTCTATATACGAACAAAATATAGGTGAGGATATATGGGAGACTCGATTAGGCGGTGGGAACTCCATGGGGATCCATGAATCCCAATCCAGATTGTATGAAAATTTAGTTGCCAGAAGTTTGGAATTTTGGATCCCGATCTATCCAAAATTACAGGAAGTTTTCCCTGAAAATTTAAAAGATGTTACTCTGGATGAATTTTATAAAGCTATCAATAAGAGCCAGTCCGACCTGATTAGAGTTGAAGCTGATGAACTTACTTATTCATTGCACATTATCCTCAGATACGAGATCGAAAAGGAACTGATTGAGGGTAAAATTAGGGCTTGTGACCTGCCAAAAATTTGGAATGAACGAATGGAAAAATATCTTGGGGTAACTCCTCCCAATGACTCCCATGGTGTTCTGCAGGATGTCCACTGGGCTGCCGGGTTATTTGGATATTTCCCATCCTATGCTCTAGGAAGTGCCAATGCTTCCCAGATAATGAATACAATGAGAGATAAATTAGATGTAGATACCATCTTAAAAGAGGGTAGATTAGAGAAAATCAAAGAATATTTGGGAGAGAATATCCATAAATACGGAAAATTAAAAGATCCCAATGAAATTATGGAGATTGCCACTGGAGAAACTCCTAATTCAAAATATTATGTAGATTATTTAATCGATAAATACAGTAAATTATACGAAGTATAATTTATAAAATTTTATAATAAAAAGTGGTTCTTGTATCTAATGGGAATCACTTTTTTTTTCACAAGTCTAGTAATTAATTTTTTATTGTTTAAAAACGTTATAATACACTTTTAAATCTCCGTTGTATTGACATTCATTTATAAATATTACATACTTTTACTACTTAAACCTTTATAATGTTTATGGTAAAGTAAAAAGACAGCACAGTTGCAAAGTAAAATGTCAGCGTTTTAGCAATAAATAAAAAAAGACCATTGACACATATCAAATTACACTCTAATAATTTAAGTGACTAAACTAAACT
This region of Psychrilyobacter piezotolerans genomic DNA includes:
- a CDS encoding carboxypeptidase M32, with protein sequence MKYQEALDYVINKLEELSNYDYASSIIYWDLETGAPKEGIRKASKVLGFYSGESHKILTDHKFNKNLDLLLANLDLLDAIHKKIVIETKKDIENIKKIPLHEYKEYSELLSKAQPVWAEARGKNDFSLFLPYLEKIIKYKQNYVNYKGYKEHPYDAVLDDYEPGITVKQLDIFFEDLKEKLVPLILKINKKKDFISDDLLKLDYSVEKQKDFSIFIAKYLGFDFERGLLKESAHPFSMGLNKYDVRMTTRYFSNDLQPSLFGTIHESGHSIYEQNIGEDIWETRLGGGNSMGIHESQSRLYENLVARSLEFWIPIYPKLQEVFPENLKDVTLDEFYKAINKSQSDLIRVEADELTYSLHIILRYEIEKELIEGKIRACDLPKIWNERMEKYLGVTPPNDSHGVLQDVHWAAGLFGYFPSYALGSANASQIMNTMRDKLDVDTILKEGRLEKIKEYLGENIHKYGKLKDPNEIMEIATGETPNSKYYVDYLIDKYSKLYEV